A genomic region of Carassius carassius chromosome 27, fCarCar2.1, whole genome shotgun sequence contains the following coding sequences:
- the atp5mj gene encoding ATP synthase subunit ATP5MPL, mitochondrial codes for MAGAAFTGWWTKVAPYYTKAYQEMWVGVGIMSFMYYKLSYGGKKKAVQSKPSH; via the exons ATGGCAGGTGCTGCATTCACTGGCTGGTGGACTAAAGTGGCCCCCTACTACACCAAAGCATACCAGGAGATGTGGGTCGGTGTAGGAATCATGAGTTTCATGTACTACAAACTTTCATATGGAG gAAAGAAGAAAGCAGTGCAGTCAA AGCCTAGCCACTGA